A window of Longispora fulva contains these coding sequences:
- a CDS encoding sensor histidine kinase, protein MSTLRDLVEEHADLEQPDIDHLHRLAGDWQLLSDLSFADLLMWVPVENGEFRCVAQVRPTTAPTAYLDDQVGHVLGGPDVAHLAVALEEGRIWREGDPVWYGDTPARREAIPVRTPDSQRVIALLGRDTNLSTARTPSQLELNYLTTADDLTQMVADGTFPPEHRPGETTSAPRVGDGLIRLDADGKVVYASPNAQSAYRRLGFPSHLTGEDLAALTGRLADDPLEGGEAVERIFAALRGESPARKELDGRGATLLLRALPLLPGGHPIGAVVLCRDITEVRRRDRALVTKDATIREIHHRVKNNLQTVAALLRLQARRVDSPQAKLALEESVRRVASIALVHETLSMASDETVEFDTIVDRVASMAAEVSVAESRVTLRREGTFGVLSAEIATPLVMVLNELLQNAVEHAYGPAEQGEVVISAHRWRRQLHVTVSDSGQGLPADFNLDASKRLGLQIVRTLATGELRGTIELRNRVDSGMEAVVVVPLSRR, encoded by the coding sequence GTGTCCACCCTCAGAGATCTCGTCGAGGAGCACGCCGACCTCGAACAGCCCGACATCGACCACCTGCACCGCCTCGCCGGTGACTGGCAGCTCCTGTCGGACCTGTCGTTCGCCGACCTGCTGATGTGGGTGCCGGTGGAGAACGGCGAGTTCCGGTGTGTCGCCCAGGTGCGTCCGACAACGGCCCCGACCGCGTACCTCGACGACCAGGTCGGGCACGTCCTCGGCGGCCCGGACGTCGCGCACCTCGCCGTCGCGCTGGAGGAGGGCCGGATCTGGCGGGAGGGCGACCCGGTCTGGTACGGGGACACGCCGGCCCGCCGCGAGGCCATCCCGGTGCGAACCCCGGACAGCCAGAGGGTCATCGCCCTGCTCGGCCGGGACACGAACCTGTCGACGGCCAGGACCCCGAGCCAGCTGGAGCTCAACTACCTGACCACGGCCGACGACCTGACCCAGATGGTCGCGGACGGCACGTTCCCGCCGGAGCACCGCCCGGGCGAGACGACGAGCGCGCCCCGGGTGGGCGACGGTCTGATCCGCCTGGACGCGGACGGCAAGGTGGTCTACGCGAGCCCGAACGCGCAGTCGGCGTACCGCAGACTGGGTTTTCCCTCCCATCTCACCGGCGAGGATCTCGCGGCCCTGACCGGCAGGCTCGCCGACGACCCTCTCGAGGGCGGCGAGGCCGTGGAACGGATCTTCGCGGCGCTGCGCGGCGAGTCCCCGGCCCGCAAGGAGCTCGACGGCCGGGGCGCGACCCTGCTGCTCCGGGCGCTGCCGCTGCTGCCGGGCGGCCACCCGATCGGCGCGGTCGTCCTGTGCCGGGACATCACCGAGGTCCGCCGAAGGGACCGCGCCCTGGTCACCAAGGACGCCACGATCCGCGAGATCCACCACCGGGTGAAAAACAACCTGCAGACCGTGGCCGCGCTGCTGCGCCTCCAGGCCCGCCGGGTGGACTCCCCGCAGGCCAAGCTGGCGCTGGAGGAGTCGGTGCGCCGCGTCGCGTCGATCGCGCTCGTGCACGAGACCCTGTCGATGGCCTCCGACGAGACCGTCGAGTTCGACACGATCGTGGACCGGGTCGCGTCGATGGCCGCCGAGGTGTCGGTCGCCGAGAGCCGGGTGACGCTGCGCCGGGAGGGCACGTTCGGCGTGCTGTCCGCCGAGATCGCCACCCCGCTGGTCATGGTCCTCAACGAACTCCTCCAGAACGCCGTCGAGCACGCCTACGGCCCCGCCGAACAGGGCGAGGTCGTCATCTCCGCGCACCGCTGGCGCCGCCAACTCCACGTCACGGTGTCCGATTCGGGCCAGGGCCTGCCGGCCGACTTCAACCTGGACGCCAGCAAGCGCCTGGGCCTGCAGATCGTCCGCACCCTGGCCACGGGCGAGCTGCGCGGCACGATCGAGCTCCGTAACCGGGTCGACTCGGGCATGGAAGCCGTCGTCGTAGTCCCCCTGAGCCGCCGCTAA